Proteins from one Plodia interpunctella isolate USDA-ARS_2022_Savannah chromosome 3, ilPloInte3.2, whole genome shotgun sequence genomic window:
- the Sarm gene encoding NAD(+) hydrolase sarm1 isoform X4: MKLKKTVVYCIKGKSMCIRYSSKAPRPEVRSEESLLSPEKTTKSTRWIPDAFSHDGGHGLTHNGSTKEMAYVMENLKKGGLVSRQNQSLNTQVTSSSSQQMVSSTTSSSATTSQRVQGSHRLQHLTSEMKANSMKSDLTELKSSISEMKNLSSSAARNFNSVGTRLRSSMENIVDQDDLGDRHLPSIGDLTEITDMSDMGDMSELSGDGPLVTFPESDTPPPITEKPSLLSASTSAIGASSANELKYSTARVTSASSTRVVADGYSASKSAANSANMRKLQHGDLQYAEHSAAGASRRILQAEGLTAEQKAAYHQEQRSLKSGEVTAQEANNMSASSSRLQTEAFSAEKKAMATAQARQTVTSSGMYSHKEHSSIAHSNMTISSKNMHTKSSLSTQMSQLLNGTIKPGDEDLTNLTFEDLEKLNSNSNPGDVELAIQKYSTRMNAFITSWKKNQIDMKNASVHFDKLNEMLRRAWAVPTHGHELGLSICNTLRASGGLDILMANCLESSNPKLQFSSAKLLEQCLTTENRAHVVDNGLEKVVNVACVCTRNSNSVEHSRIGTGILEHLFKHSESTCSDVINLGGLDAVLFECRKNDVETLRHCATALANLSLYGGAENQEAMIKRKVPMWLFPLAFHNDDNIKYYACLAIAVLVANKEIEAAVLKSGTLELVEPFVTTHNPSDFAKSNLAHAHGQSKNWLQRLVPVLSSKREEARNLAAFHFCMEAGIKKQQGNTEIFKDIGAIESLKKVASCPNAVASKYAAQALRLIGEEVPHKLSQQVPLWSIEDVREWVKQIGFVEYANNFYESRVDGDLLLQITEQNLKEDIGLQNGIKRKRFTRELQQLKKMADYTSRDTGSLNDFLQTIGPEYTIYTYAMLNAGVDKESIRGLSDEQLENECRIGNSIHRLRILNAIRAYESSLPSKGEEIMEKNLDVFVSYRRSNGSQLASLLKVHLQLRGFTVFIDVERLEAGKFDNNLLQSIRQAKHFLLVLTPNALDRCINDNEQKDWVHREIVAALQSQCNIVPIIDNFDWPNAEELPEDMRAVCHFNGVRWIHDYQDACVEKLESFLRGKSNLAGSQRLDGAFRGRSEVQTPSTATIGRGPPNYQRMTSCESRGSDKAD, translated from the exons atgaagttaaaaaaaacagtggTTTATTGTATCAAAGGAAAATCTATGTGCATCAGATATTCGTCTAAGGCTCCACGGCCGGAG GTACGTTCCGAAGAGTCCCTGCTTTCCCCGGAAAAGACTACCAAGAGTACAAGATGG ATACCAGACGCATTTTCACACGATGGCGGCCACGGTCTGACACACAACGGGAGCACCAAGGAAATGGCTTATGTCATGGAGAACCTAAAGAAAGGAGGCCTTGTCTCCCGTCAGAACCAGAGTCTAAATACACAAGTTACAAGCTCTTCGAGTCAGCAG ATGGTGTCGAGTACGACGTCAAGCAGTGCTACAACAAGCCAAAGAGTCCAGGGTTCACATCGACTACAGCATTTGACGTCAGAAATGAAGGCTAACTCTATGAAATCAGATCTCACTGAGCTGAAGAGCTCAATTTCTGAAATGAAGAACTTAAGCAGCTCAGCTGCTAGGAACTTTAATTCAGTAGGGACACG tcTACGAAGTTCAATGGAAAACATTGTCGACCAAGATGACTTGGGGGACCGACATTTGCCTAGTATCGGTGATCTTACTGAAATCACCGATATGAGCGACATGGGAGATATGTCTGAGCTCTCAGGCGATGGGCCACTAGTTACGTTCCCAGAGTCCGACACTCCACCGCCGATCACTGAAAAGCCGTCGTTATTATCAGCCAGCACGTCAGCCATCGGCGCCAGCTCAGCTAATGAGTTGAAGTACAGTACCGCCCGTGTCACATCAGCTAGCTCGACTAGAGTCGTAGCTGATGGATACAGTGCTTCTAAATCAGCAGCGAATAGCGCAAACATGCGAAAACTGCAACACGGTGACCTGCAATACGCTGAGCATAGCGCGGCCGGCGCATCGCGACGGATCTTGCAAGCTGAAGGACTTACTGCCGAACAGAAAGCTGCTTATCATCAA GAGCAGCGATCGCTCAAATCGGGGGAGGTGACAGCTCAAGAAGCAAACAACATGTCAGCTTCCAGTTCTCGGCTACAGACGGAAGCCTTCAGTGCTGAAAAGAAGGCTATGGCTACAGCCCAGGCTCGACAAACAGTGACATCAAGTGGCATGTACAGCCACAAGGAACACTCTAGCATTGCTCATTCTAATATGACAATCTCTAGCAAAAATATGCACACAAAATCATCACTTTCTACCCag ATGAGTCAGTTGCTAAATGGAACCATCAAACCGGGTGACGAAGATTTGACTAACCTGACCTTTGAAGacttagaaaaattaaattcaaattcaaacccAGGCGATGTAGAGCTGGCAATACAGAAATACTCCACGAGAATGAATGCATTTATAACATCTTGGAAGAAAAATCAAATAGACATGAAAAACGCCTCCGTACATTTTGACAAACTGAATGAGATGTTGAGGAGAGCATGGGCCGTACCAACTCATGGACACGAACTCGGATTATCGATATGCAATACTTTGCGAGCGTCTGGAGGACTTGATATATTAATGGCTAATTGTCTAGAATCCAGTAACCCAAAACTTCAGTTTTCATCAGCGAAATTACTTGAACAGTGCCTTACGACAGAAAATAGAGCTCACGTTGTAGATAATGGTCTTGAAAAGGTCGTTAACGTTGCCTGTGTTTGTACGAGAAACTCCAATTCAGTTGAGCATTCAAGAATAGGCACCGGTATAttggaacatttatttaaacacaGTGAAAGTACATGCAGTGATGTGATAAACTTGGGAGGATTGGATGCcgttttatttgaatgtaGAAAAAATGATGTAGAAACCTTGAGGCATTGTGCTACCGCACTTGCTAATCTATCGCTATATGGCGGTGCTGAGAATCAGGAAGCTATGATCAAAAGAAAAGTACCAATGTGGCTATTTCCACTAGCATTTCATAATGACGATAACATCAAGTATTACGCTTGTTTGGCAATAGCAGTGTTAGTTGCAAACAAAGAAATAGAAGCAGCCGTGTTAAAATCCGGTACACTAGAATTGGTTGAACCCTTTGTTACAACACACAATCCATCCGATTTTGCAAAGTCAAATTTGGCACATGCCCATGGTCAAAGCAAAAACTGGTTGCAAAGATTGGTACCAGTATTGAGCTCAAAAAGAGAAGAGGCGAGGAATTTAGCGGCTTTTCATTTCTGCATGGAAGCGGGGATAAAGAAGCAGCAAGGAAACACAGAGATATTTAAAGATATAGGAGCAATAGAATCATTGAAGAAAGTAGCAAGCTGTCCAAATGCTGTAGCATCGAAATACGCAGCTCAAGCTTTAAGACTGATCGGTGAGGAAGTACCGCATAAATTGTCGCAACAAGTTCCTCTTTGGTCTATAGAAGATGTTAGGGAGTGGGTAAAACAAATAGGTTTTGTAGAATATGCAAATAACTTTTATGAGAGCAGAGTTGATGGAGACCTACTACTCCAAATCACAGAACAGAATTTGAAGGAGGACATTGGATTACAAAACGGAATCAAACGAAAAAG ATTCACTAGAGAACTCCAACAATTGAAGAAGATGGCTGACTACACTTCTCGAGACACAGGTAGCCTGAACGACTTCCTGCAGACTATCGGTCCTGAGTACACGATATACACGTACGCCATGCTGAACGCGGGCGTAGACAAGGAGTCTATCAGGGGATTGAGCGACGAGCAACTTGAGAACGAGTGTCGCATTGGAAACAGCATACATCGATTGAGGATTCTCAACGCAATTAGAG cgTATGAAAGTTCTCTGCCAAGTAAAGGAGAAGAAATCATGGAGAAGAATTTAGACGTATTCGTTAGTTACCGAAGATCGAATGGGTCTCAACTGGCGAGTCTGCTGAAGGTCCACCTTCAGCTGCGAGGATTCACCGTATTCATAGACGTGGAGAGGCTGGAGGCCGGCAAATTCGATAATAACTTGCTGCAGAGCATACGACAAGCAAAGCATTTCTTGCTGGTCTTGACGCCCAATGCTCTGGATAGGTGCATCAATGATAACGAACAGAAAGACTGGGTTCATCGG GAAATCGTGGCAGCGTTGCAGTCGCAGTGCAACATCGTCCCAATCATAGATAACTTTGACTGGCCGAACGCGGAGGAGCTTCCAGAAGACATGAGGGCTGTGTGTCACTTTAATGGAGTGAGGTGGATCCACGACTACCAGGATGCCTGTGTGGAGAAACTAGAAAG TTTTCTCCGTGGCAAATCGAATCTAGCTGGCTCGCAAAGGCTGGATGGAGCATTCCGAGGTCGCAGCGAGGTGCAGACGCCAAGCACAGCCACGATAGGGCGAGGTCCGCCTAACTACCAGCGGATGACTTCTTGCGAAAGCCGTGGTAGCGACAAGGCAGATTGA
- the Sarm gene encoding NAD(+) hydrolase sarm1 isoform X5 yields MVVSKVDNMASYSTYAGKPKIFFPKKVRSEESLLSPEKTTKSTRWIPDAFSHDGGHGLTHNGSTKEMAYVMENLKKGGLVSRQNQSLNTQVTSSSSQQMVSSTTSSSATTSQRVQGSHRLQHLTSEMKANSMKSDLTELKSSISEMKNLSSSAARNFNSVGTRLRSSMENIVDQDDLGDRHLPSIGDLTEITDMSDMGDMSELSGDGPLVTFPESDTPPPITEKPSLLSASTSAIGASSANELKYSTARVTSASSTRVVADGYSASKSAANSANMRKLQHGDLQYAEHSAAGASRRILQAEGLTAEQKAAYHQEQRSLKSGEVTAQEANNMSASSSRLQTEAFSAEKKAMATAQARQTVTSSGMYSHKEHSSIAHSNMTISSKNMHTKSSLSTQMSQLLNGTIKPGDEDLTNLTFEDLEKLNSNSNPGDVELAIQKYSTRMNAFITSWKKNQIDMKNASVHFDKLNEMLRRAWAVPTHGHELGLSICNTLRASGGLDILMANCLESSNPKLQFSSAKLLEQCLTTENRAHVVDNGLEKVVNVACVCTRNSNSVEHSRIGTGILEHLFKHSESTCSDVINLGGLDAVLFECRKNDVETLRHCATALANLSLYGGAENQEAMIKRKVPMWLFPLAFHNDDNIKYYACLAIAVLVANKEIEAAVLKSGTLELVEPFVTTHNPSDFAKSNLAHAHGQSKNWLQRLVPVLSSKREEARNLAAFHFCMEAGIKKQQGNTEIFKDIGAIESLKKVASCPNAVASKYAAQALRLIGEEVPHKLSQQVPLWSIEDVREWVKQIGFVEYANNFYESRVDGDLLLQITEQNLKEDIGLQNGIKRKRFTRELQQLKKMADYTSRDTGSLNDFLQTIGPEYTIYTYAMLNAGVDKESIRGLSDEQLENECRIGNSIHRLRILNAIRAYESSLPSKGEEIMEKNLDVFVSYRRSNGSQLASLLKVHLQLRGFTVFIDVERLEAGKFDNNLLQSIRQAKHFLLVLTPNALDRCINDNEQKDWVHREIVAALQSQCNIVPIIDNFDWPNAEELPEDMRAVCHFNGVRWIHDYQDACVEKLESFLRGKSNLAGSQRLDGAFRGRSEVQTPSTATIGRGPPNYQRMTSCESRGSDKAD; encoded by the exons ATGGTTGTTTCGAAAGTCGACAACATGGCCTCGTATTCCACGTACGCGGGAAAACCGAAAATATTCTTCCCAAAGAAG GTACGTTCCGAAGAGTCCCTGCTTTCCCCGGAAAAGACTACCAAGAGTACAAGATGG ATACCAGACGCATTTTCACACGATGGCGGCCACGGTCTGACACACAACGGGAGCACCAAGGAAATGGCTTATGTCATGGAGAACCTAAAGAAAGGAGGCCTTGTCTCCCGTCAGAACCAGAGTCTAAATACACAAGTTACAAGCTCTTCGAGTCAGCAG ATGGTGTCGAGTACGACGTCAAGCAGTGCTACAACAAGCCAAAGAGTCCAGGGTTCACATCGACTACAGCATTTGACGTCAGAAATGAAGGCTAACTCTATGAAATCAGATCTCACTGAGCTGAAGAGCTCAATTTCTGAAATGAAGAACTTAAGCAGCTCAGCTGCTAGGAACTTTAATTCAGTAGGGACACG tcTACGAAGTTCAATGGAAAACATTGTCGACCAAGATGACTTGGGGGACCGACATTTGCCTAGTATCGGTGATCTTACTGAAATCACCGATATGAGCGACATGGGAGATATGTCTGAGCTCTCAGGCGATGGGCCACTAGTTACGTTCCCAGAGTCCGACACTCCACCGCCGATCACTGAAAAGCCGTCGTTATTATCAGCCAGCACGTCAGCCATCGGCGCCAGCTCAGCTAATGAGTTGAAGTACAGTACCGCCCGTGTCACATCAGCTAGCTCGACTAGAGTCGTAGCTGATGGATACAGTGCTTCTAAATCAGCAGCGAATAGCGCAAACATGCGAAAACTGCAACACGGTGACCTGCAATACGCTGAGCATAGCGCGGCCGGCGCATCGCGACGGATCTTGCAAGCTGAAGGACTTACTGCCGAACAGAAAGCTGCTTATCATCAA GAGCAGCGATCGCTCAAATCGGGGGAGGTGACAGCTCAAGAAGCAAACAACATGTCAGCTTCCAGTTCTCGGCTACAGACGGAAGCCTTCAGTGCTGAAAAGAAGGCTATGGCTACAGCCCAGGCTCGACAAACAGTGACATCAAGTGGCATGTACAGCCACAAGGAACACTCTAGCATTGCTCATTCTAATATGACAATCTCTAGCAAAAATATGCACACAAAATCATCACTTTCTACCCag ATGAGTCAGTTGCTAAATGGAACCATCAAACCGGGTGACGAAGATTTGACTAACCTGACCTTTGAAGacttagaaaaattaaattcaaattcaaacccAGGCGATGTAGAGCTGGCAATACAGAAATACTCCACGAGAATGAATGCATTTATAACATCTTGGAAGAAAAATCAAATAGACATGAAAAACGCCTCCGTACATTTTGACAAACTGAATGAGATGTTGAGGAGAGCATGGGCCGTACCAACTCATGGACACGAACTCGGATTATCGATATGCAATACTTTGCGAGCGTCTGGAGGACTTGATATATTAATGGCTAATTGTCTAGAATCCAGTAACCCAAAACTTCAGTTTTCATCAGCGAAATTACTTGAACAGTGCCTTACGACAGAAAATAGAGCTCACGTTGTAGATAATGGTCTTGAAAAGGTCGTTAACGTTGCCTGTGTTTGTACGAGAAACTCCAATTCAGTTGAGCATTCAAGAATAGGCACCGGTATAttggaacatttatttaaacacaGTGAAAGTACATGCAGTGATGTGATAAACTTGGGAGGATTGGATGCcgttttatttgaatgtaGAAAAAATGATGTAGAAACCTTGAGGCATTGTGCTACCGCACTTGCTAATCTATCGCTATATGGCGGTGCTGAGAATCAGGAAGCTATGATCAAAAGAAAAGTACCAATGTGGCTATTTCCACTAGCATTTCATAATGACGATAACATCAAGTATTACGCTTGTTTGGCAATAGCAGTGTTAGTTGCAAACAAAGAAATAGAAGCAGCCGTGTTAAAATCCGGTACACTAGAATTGGTTGAACCCTTTGTTACAACACACAATCCATCCGATTTTGCAAAGTCAAATTTGGCACATGCCCATGGTCAAAGCAAAAACTGGTTGCAAAGATTGGTACCAGTATTGAGCTCAAAAAGAGAAGAGGCGAGGAATTTAGCGGCTTTTCATTTCTGCATGGAAGCGGGGATAAAGAAGCAGCAAGGAAACACAGAGATATTTAAAGATATAGGAGCAATAGAATCATTGAAGAAAGTAGCAAGCTGTCCAAATGCTGTAGCATCGAAATACGCAGCTCAAGCTTTAAGACTGATCGGTGAGGAAGTACCGCATAAATTGTCGCAACAAGTTCCTCTTTGGTCTATAGAAGATGTTAGGGAGTGGGTAAAACAAATAGGTTTTGTAGAATATGCAAATAACTTTTATGAGAGCAGAGTTGATGGAGACCTACTACTCCAAATCACAGAACAGAATTTGAAGGAGGACATTGGATTACAAAACGGAATCAAACGAAAAAG ATTCACTAGAGAACTCCAACAATTGAAGAAGATGGCTGACTACACTTCTCGAGACACAGGTAGCCTGAACGACTTCCTGCAGACTATCGGTCCTGAGTACACGATATACACGTACGCCATGCTGAACGCGGGCGTAGACAAGGAGTCTATCAGGGGATTGAGCGACGAGCAACTTGAGAACGAGTGTCGCATTGGAAACAGCATACATCGATTGAGGATTCTCAACGCAATTAGAG cgTATGAAAGTTCTCTGCCAAGTAAAGGAGAAGAAATCATGGAGAAGAATTTAGACGTATTCGTTAGTTACCGAAGATCGAATGGGTCTCAACTGGCGAGTCTGCTGAAGGTCCACCTTCAGCTGCGAGGATTCACCGTATTCATAGACGTGGAGAGGCTGGAGGCCGGCAAATTCGATAATAACTTGCTGCAGAGCATACGACAAGCAAAGCATTTCTTGCTGGTCTTGACGCCCAATGCTCTGGATAGGTGCATCAATGATAACGAACAGAAAGACTGGGTTCATCGG GAAATCGTGGCAGCGTTGCAGTCGCAGTGCAACATCGTCCCAATCATAGATAACTTTGACTGGCCGAACGCGGAGGAGCTTCCAGAAGACATGAGGGCTGTGTGTCACTTTAATGGAGTGAGGTGGATCCACGACTACCAGGATGCCTGTGTGGAGAAACTAGAAAG TTTTCTCCGTGGCAAATCGAATCTAGCTGGCTCGCAAAGGCTGGATGGAGCATTCCGAGGTCGCAGCGAGGTGCAGACGCCAAGCACAGCCACGATAGGGCGAGGTCCGCCTAACTACCAGCGGATGACTTCTTGCGAAAGCCGTGGTAGCGACAAGGCAGATTGA
- the Sarm gene encoding NAD(+) hydrolase sarm1 isoform X6: MVVSKVDNMASYSTYAGKPKIFFPKKIPDAFSHDGGHGLTHNGSTKEMAYVMENLKKGGLVSRQNQSLNTQVTSSSSQQMVSSTTSSSATTSQRVQGSHRLQHLTSEMKANSMKSDLTELKSSISEMKNLSSSAARNFNSVGTRLRSSMENIVDQDDLGDRHLPSIGDLTEITDMSDMGDMSELSGDGPLVTFPESDTPPPITEKPSLLSASTSAIGASSANELKYSTARVTSASSTRVVADGYSASKSAANSANMRKLQHGDLQYAEHSAAGASRRILQAEGLTAEQKAAYHQEQRSLKSGEVTAQEANNMSASSSRLQTEAFSAEKKAMATAQARQTVTSSGMYSHKEHSSIAHSNMTISSKNMHTKSSLSTQMSQLLNGTIKPGDEDLTNLTFEDLEKLNSNSNPGDVELAIQKYSTRMNAFITSWKKNQIDMKNASVHFDKLNEMLRRAWAVPTHGHELGLSICNTLRASGGLDILMANCLESSNPKLQFSSAKLLEQCLTTENRAHVVDNGLEKVVNVACVCTRNSNSVEHSRIGTGILEHLFKHSESTCSDVINLGGLDAVLFECRKNDVETLRHCATALANLSLYGGAENQEAMIKRKVPMWLFPLAFHNDDNIKYYACLAIAVLVANKEIEAAVLKSGTLELVEPFVTTHNPSDFAKSNLAHAHGQSKNWLQRLVPVLSSKREEARNLAAFHFCMEAGIKKQQGNTEIFKDIGAIESLKKVASCPNAVASKYAAQALRLIGEEVPHKLSQQVPLWSIEDVREWVKQIGFVEYANNFYESRVDGDLLLQITEQNLKEDIGLQNGIKRKRFTRELQQLKKMADYTSRDTGSLNDFLQTIGPEYTIYTYAMLNAGVDKESIRGLSDEQLENECRIGNSIHRLRILNAIRAYESSLPSKGEEIMEKNLDVFVSYRRSNGSQLASLLKVHLQLRGFTVFIDVERLEAGKFDNNLLQSIRQAKHFLLVLTPNALDRCINDNEQKDWVHREIVAALQSQCNIVPIIDNFDWPNAEELPEDMRAVCHFNGVRWIHDYQDACVEKLESFLRGKSNLAGSQRLDGAFRGRSEVQTPSTATIGRGPPNYQRMTSCESRGSDKAD, translated from the exons ATGGTTGTTTCGAAAGTCGACAACATGGCCTCGTATTCCACGTACGCGGGAAAACCGAAAATATTCTTCCCAAAGAAG ATACCAGACGCATTTTCACACGATGGCGGCCACGGTCTGACACACAACGGGAGCACCAAGGAAATGGCTTATGTCATGGAGAACCTAAAGAAAGGAGGCCTTGTCTCCCGTCAGAACCAGAGTCTAAATACACAAGTTACAAGCTCTTCGAGTCAGCAG ATGGTGTCGAGTACGACGTCAAGCAGTGCTACAACAAGCCAAAGAGTCCAGGGTTCACATCGACTACAGCATTTGACGTCAGAAATGAAGGCTAACTCTATGAAATCAGATCTCACTGAGCTGAAGAGCTCAATTTCTGAAATGAAGAACTTAAGCAGCTCAGCTGCTAGGAACTTTAATTCAGTAGGGACACG tcTACGAAGTTCAATGGAAAACATTGTCGACCAAGATGACTTGGGGGACCGACATTTGCCTAGTATCGGTGATCTTACTGAAATCACCGATATGAGCGACATGGGAGATATGTCTGAGCTCTCAGGCGATGGGCCACTAGTTACGTTCCCAGAGTCCGACACTCCACCGCCGATCACTGAAAAGCCGTCGTTATTATCAGCCAGCACGTCAGCCATCGGCGCCAGCTCAGCTAATGAGTTGAAGTACAGTACCGCCCGTGTCACATCAGCTAGCTCGACTAGAGTCGTAGCTGATGGATACAGTGCTTCTAAATCAGCAGCGAATAGCGCAAACATGCGAAAACTGCAACACGGTGACCTGCAATACGCTGAGCATAGCGCGGCCGGCGCATCGCGACGGATCTTGCAAGCTGAAGGACTTACTGCCGAACAGAAAGCTGCTTATCATCAA GAGCAGCGATCGCTCAAATCGGGGGAGGTGACAGCTCAAGAAGCAAACAACATGTCAGCTTCCAGTTCTCGGCTACAGACGGAAGCCTTCAGTGCTGAAAAGAAGGCTATGGCTACAGCCCAGGCTCGACAAACAGTGACATCAAGTGGCATGTACAGCCACAAGGAACACTCTAGCATTGCTCATTCTAATATGACAATCTCTAGCAAAAATATGCACACAAAATCATCACTTTCTACCCag ATGAGTCAGTTGCTAAATGGAACCATCAAACCGGGTGACGAAGATTTGACTAACCTGACCTTTGAAGacttagaaaaattaaattcaaattcaaacccAGGCGATGTAGAGCTGGCAATACAGAAATACTCCACGAGAATGAATGCATTTATAACATCTTGGAAGAAAAATCAAATAGACATGAAAAACGCCTCCGTACATTTTGACAAACTGAATGAGATGTTGAGGAGAGCATGGGCCGTACCAACTCATGGACACGAACTCGGATTATCGATATGCAATACTTTGCGAGCGTCTGGAGGACTTGATATATTAATGGCTAATTGTCTAGAATCCAGTAACCCAAAACTTCAGTTTTCATCAGCGAAATTACTTGAACAGTGCCTTACGACAGAAAATAGAGCTCACGTTGTAGATAATGGTCTTGAAAAGGTCGTTAACGTTGCCTGTGTTTGTACGAGAAACTCCAATTCAGTTGAGCATTCAAGAATAGGCACCGGTATAttggaacatttatttaaacacaGTGAAAGTACATGCAGTGATGTGATAAACTTGGGAGGATTGGATGCcgttttatttgaatgtaGAAAAAATGATGTAGAAACCTTGAGGCATTGTGCTACCGCACTTGCTAATCTATCGCTATATGGCGGTGCTGAGAATCAGGAAGCTATGATCAAAAGAAAAGTACCAATGTGGCTATTTCCACTAGCATTTCATAATGACGATAACATCAAGTATTACGCTTGTTTGGCAATAGCAGTGTTAGTTGCAAACAAAGAAATAGAAGCAGCCGTGTTAAAATCCGGTACACTAGAATTGGTTGAACCCTTTGTTACAACACACAATCCATCCGATTTTGCAAAGTCAAATTTGGCACATGCCCATGGTCAAAGCAAAAACTGGTTGCAAAGATTGGTACCAGTATTGAGCTCAAAAAGAGAAGAGGCGAGGAATTTAGCGGCTTTTCATTTCTGCATGGAAGCGGGGATAAAGAAGCAGCAAGGAAACACAGAGATATTTAAAGATATAGGAGCAATAGAATCATTGAAGAAAGTAGCAAGCTGTCCAAATGCTGTAGCATCGAAATACGCAGCTCAAGCTTTAAGACTGATCGGTGAGGAAGTACCGCATAAATTGTCGCAACAAGTTCCTCTTTGGTCTATAGAAGATGTTAGGGAGTGGGTAAAACAAATAGGTTTTGTAGAATATGCAAATAACTTTTATGAGAGCAGAGTTGATGGAGACCTACTACTCCAAATCACAGAACAGAATTTGAAGGAGGACATTGGATTACAAAACGGAATCAAACGAAAAAG ATTCACTAGAGAACTCCAACAATTGAAGAAGATGGCTGACTACACTTCTCGAGACACAGGTAGCCTGAACGACTTCCTGCAGACTATCGGTCCTGAGTACACGATATACACGTACGCCATGCTGAACGCGGGCGTAGACAAGGAGTCTATCAGGGGATTGAGCGACGAGCAACTTGAGAACGAGTGTCGCATTGGAAACAGCATACATCGATTGAGGATTCTCAACGCAATTAGAG cgTATGAAAGTTCTCTGCCAAGTAAAGGAGAAGAAATCATGGAGAAGAATTTAGACGTATTCGTTAGTTACCGAAGATCGAATGGGTCTCAACTGGCGAGTCTGCTGAAGGTCCACCTTCAGCTGCGAGGATTCACCGTATTCATAGACGTGGAGAGGCTGGAGGCCGGCAAATTCGATAATAACTTGCTGCAGAGCATACGACAAGCAAAGCATTTCTTGCTGGTCTTGACGCCCAATGCTCTGGATAGGTGCATCAATGATAACGAACAGAAAGACTGGGTTCATCGG GAAATCGTGGCAGCGTTGCAGTCGCAGTGCAACATCGTCCCAATCATAGATAACTTTGACTGGCCGAACGCGGAGGAGCTTCCAGAAGACATGAGGGCTGTGTGTCACTTTAATGGAGTGAGGTGGATCCACGACTACCAGGATGCCTGTGTGGAGAAACTAGAAAG TTTTCTCCGTGGCAAATCGAATCTAGCTGGCTCGCAAAGGCTGGATGGAGCATTCCGAGGTCGCAGCGAGGTGCAGACGCCAAGCACAGCCACGATAGGGCGAGGTCCGCCTAACTACCAGCGGATGACTTCTTGCGAAAGCCGTGGTAGCGACAAGGCAGATTGA